Proteins from one Portunus trituberculatus isolate SZX2019 chromosome 38, ASM1759143v1, whole genome shotgun sequence genomic window:
- the LOC123514937 gene encoding astacin-like isoform X1, with translation MPQGYAGITQHLTATDTPLGEFRKHQGHCKYIINKEIEFVMTPVSIADYVPFLVSSPSMMLRLVLMAAAVATVMASPAIPLAAKAMYNPYLFQGDIMGIAGQEPGNERAAILGPQYLWSGGVVPYVFGSSITQHQRNIIVQGMIDFHAKTCIRFVERTAQRDYIEIVSDYQGCWSYVGKVGGNQYLSLEANGCIAVGIAIHELMHAVGFYHEHTRNDRDNYVTIHYENIIPGMESQFNKDSYYQYVGEGYNYASIMHYGMYTFSKEWGVKKTVEPKDPNVVLYEPWEKYEMKQSDANQINNLYATECARRH, from the exons ATGCCACAGGGATACGCAGGGATCACACAACATCTCACA GCGACAGATACACCTCTTGGTGAGTTTCGCAAGCATCAAGGGCACTGCaagtatataataaataaagagatagaatTTGTCATGACTCCAGTGAGCATCGCCGACTACGTGCCTTTCCTCGTCTCTTCACCCAGCATGAT GCTTCGTCTTGTACTTatggcagcggcggtggcgacGGTGATGGCCTCGCCCGCCATCCCACTGGCAGCCAAGGCGATGTACAACCCGTACCTCTTCCAAGGTGACATAATGGGCATCGCTGGACAGGAGCCTGGG AACGAGAGGGCGGCCATCCTGGGACCTCAGTACCTGTGGTCCGGCGGCGTGGTGCCCTACGTCTTCGGCAGCTCCATCA CTCAACATCAGAGAAACATAATTGTTCAGGGTATGATTGACTTCCATGCCAAGACCTGCATCAGATTTGTCGAGAGAACCGCACAGCGTGACTACATCGAGATTGTCTCAGATTACCAAGG GTGCTGGTCCTACGTGGGCAAGGTCGGAGGTAATCAGTACCTCTCTCTTGAAGCCAACGGCTGCATCGCGGTGGGAATAGCCATCCACGAGCTGATGCACGCTGTTGGCTTCTACCACGAGCACACACGCAATGATCGCGACAATTACGTCACCATTCACTACGAAAACATCATTCCAG GTATGGAGTCCCAGTTCAATAAGGACAGCTACTATCAGTACGTGGGCGAGGGTTACAACTACGCCAGCATCATGCACTATGGCATGTACACCTTCTCCAAAGAGTGGGGTGTGAAGAAGACAGTCGAGCCCAAGGACCCCAACGTGGTGCTGTATGAACCCTGGGAGAAGTACGAGATGAAACAGAGTGACGCCAACCAGATCAACAACCTGTATGCCACCGAGTGTGCCCGCCGCCACTAA
- the LOC123514933 gene encoding astacin-like isoform X2 codes for MTPMSIAHYVPFLVSSPSMMLRLVLSAVSVAVVAASPAIPLAAKAMYNSDLFQGDIKGIAGQEPGHERAAILGPQYLWSGGVVPYVFGSSITSNQRDIILQGMNDFHTKTCIRFVERTTQHHYIEIVSNDSGCWSYVGKMGGKQRVSLDVNGCIYVGTAIHELMHAVGFYHEHCRNDRDNYVTIHYENVMRGYACAFDKDTNWQYVGEGYNYASIMHYGAYSFSVNWGVLETIVPLDTKVVLHEPWEKYEMEHSDANQINNLYAAECARRH; via the exons ATGACTCCAATGAGCATCGCCCACTACGTGCCTTTCCTCGTCTCTTCACCCAGCATGAT GCTTCGTCTGGTACTTTCGGCGGTGTcggtagcggtggtggcggcCTCACCTGCCATTCCATTGGCAGCCAAGGCGATGTACAACTCGGACCTCTTCCAGGGTGACATAAAGGGCATCGCTGGACAGGAGCCTGGG CACGAGAGGGCGGCCATCCTGGGGCCGCAGTACCTGTGGTCCGGCGGCGTGGTCCCCTACGTCTTCGGCAGCTCCATCA CCTCGAATCAGAGAGACATCATTCTTCAGGGTATGAACGACTTCCATACCAAGACCTGCATCAGGTTCGTCGAAAGAACCACTCAGCACCACTACATCGAGATTGTCTCCAACGACAGCGG GTGCTGGTCGTACGTGGGCAAGATGGGAGGCAAGCAGCGGGTGTCTCTTGACGTCAACGGCTGCATCTACGTGGGCACGGCCATCCACGAGCTGATGCACGCCGTTGGGTTCTACCATGAGCACTGCCGCAACGACCGCGACAACTACGTCACCATTCACTACGAAAACGTCATGCGAG GGTACGCCTGCGCCTTCGACAAGGACACGAACTGGCAATACGTGGGCGAGGGTTATAACTACGCCAGCATCATGCATTACGGCGCGTATTCCTTCTCCGTGAACTGGGGCGTGCTGGAGACCATCGTGCCTCTTGACACTAAAGTTGTGCTGCATGAACCATGGGAGAAGTACGAGATGGAGCACAGTGACGCCAACCAGATCAACAACCTCTATGCCGCCGAGTGTGCGCGGCGCCACTAA
- the LOC123514937 gene encoding astacin-like isoform X2 — translation MAAAVATVMASPAIPLAAKAMYNPYLFQGDIMGIAGQEPGNERAAILGPQYLWSGGVVPYVFGSSITQHQRNIIVQGMIDFHAKTCIRFVERTAQRDYIEIVSDYQGCWSYVGKVGGNQYLSLEANGCIAVGIAIHELMHAVGFYHEHTRNDRDNYVTIHYENIIPGMESQFNKDSYYQYVGEGYNYASIMHYGMYTFSKEWGVKKTVEPKDPNVVLYEPWEKYEMKQSDANQINNLYATECARRH, via the exons atggcagcggcggtggcgacGGTGATGGCCTCGCCCGCCATCCCACTGGCAGCCAAGGCGATGTACAACCCGTACCTCTTCCAAGGTGACATAATGGGCATCGCTGGACAGGAGCCTGGG AACGAGAGGGCGGCCATCCTGGGACCTCAGTACCTGTGGTCCGGCGGCGTGGTGCCCTACGTCTTCGGCAGCTCCATCA CTCAACATCAGAGAAACATAATTGTTCAGGGTATGATTGACTTCCATGCCAAGACCTGCATCAGATTTGTCGAGAGAACCGCACAGCGTGACTACATCGAGATTGTCTCAGATTACCAAGG GTGCTGGTCCTACGTGGGCAAGGTCGGAGGTAATCAGTACCTCTCTCTTGAAGCCAACGGCTGCATCGCGGTGGGAATAGCCATCCACGAGCTGATGCACGCTGTTGGCTTCTACCACGAGCACACACGCAATGATCGCGACAATTACGTCACCATTCACTACGAAAACATCATTCCAG GTATGGAGTCCCAGTTCAATAAGGACAGCTACTATCAGTACGTGGGCGAGGGTTACAACTACGCCAGCATCATGCACTATGGCATGTACACCTTCTCCAAAGAGTGGGGTGTGAAGAAGACAGTCGAGCCCAAGGACCCCAACGTGGTGCTGTATGAACCCTGGGAGAAGTACGAGATGAAACAGAGTGACGCCAACCAGATCAACAACCTGTATGCCACCGAGTGTGCCCGCCGCCACTAA
- the LOC123514933 gene encoding astacin-like isoform X1: MPVPCKRICIERPMEHQRRCLTNGHVTAPVLILPEVKQRLRLVLSAVSVAVVAASPAIPLAAKAMYNSDLFQGDIKGIAGQEPGHERAAILGPQYLWSGGVVPYVFGSSITSNQRDIILQGMNDFHTKTCIRFVERTTQHHYIEIVSNDSGCWSYVGKMGGKQRVSLDVNGCIYVGTAIHELMHAVGFYHEHCRNDRDNYVTIHYENVMRGYACAFDKDTNWQYVGEGYNYASIMHYGAYSFSVNWGVLETIVPLDTKVVLHEPWEKYEMEHSDANQINNLYAAECARRH, translated from the exons ATGCCAGTACCATGTAAAAGGATCTGTATTGAGAGACCTATGGAGCACCAGCGCAGGTGTCTTACCAATGGCCATGTTACTGCACCGGTTCTCATCCTACCAGAGGTTAAGCAAAG GCTTCGTCTGGTACTTTCGGCGGTGTcggtagcggtggtggcggcCTCACCTGCCATTCCATTGGCAGCCAAGGCGATGTACAACTCGGACCTCTTCCAGGGTGACATAAAGGGCATCGCTGGACAGGAGCCTGGG CACGAGAGGGCGGCCATCCTGGGGCCGCAGTACCTGTGGTCCGGCGGCGTGGTCCCCTACGTCTTCGGCAGCTCCATCA CCTCGAATCAGAGAGACATCATTCTTCAGGGTATGAACGACTTCCATACCAAGACCTGCATCAGGTTCGTCGAAAGAACCACTCAGCACCACTACATCGAGATTGTCTCCAACGACAGCGG GTGCTGGTCGTACGTGGGCAAGATGGGAGGCAAGCAGCGGGTGTCTCTTGACGTCAACGGCTGCATCTACGTGGGCACGGCCATCCACGAGCTGATGCACGCCGTTGGGTTCTACCATGAGCACTGCCGCAACGACCGCGACAACTACGTCACCATTCACTACGAAAACGTCATGCGAG GGTACGCCTGCGCCTTCGACAAGGACACGAACTGGCAATACGTGGGCGAGGGTTATAACTACGCCAGCATCATGCATTACGGCGCGTATTCCTTCTCCGTGAACTGGGGCGTGCTGGAGACCATCGTGCCTCTTGACACTAAAGTTGTGCTGCATGAACCATGGGAGAAGTACGAGATGGAGCACAGTGACGCCAACCAGATCAACAACCTCTATGCCGCCGAGTGTGCGCGGCGCCACTAA
- the LOC123514936 gene encoding astacin-like: MLRLVLLAAAVAAVVASPAIPLAAKAMYNPDLFQGDIKGIAGQEPGHERAARLWPYYLWSGGEVPYVFGSSITQHQRNIIIQGMNDFHTKTCVRFIERTTQRDYIEIVSNYQGCWSYVGKIGGNQSLSLDVNGCMYVGTAIHELMHALGFYHEHTRNDRDNYITIHYENVIPGKESQFRKDILYQYVGEGYNYASIMHYGTYAFSIQWGVKKTIVPKDPNVVLVNAYDKYEMEQSDANQINNLYADECARRH; encoded by the exons AT GCTTCGTCTGGTACttctggcggcggcggtggcggcagtggtggcctCACCCGCCATCCCACTGGCGGCCAAGGCGATGTACAATCCGGACCTCTTCCAGGGTGACATCAAGGGCATCGCTGGACAAGAACCTGGG CACGAGAGAGCGGCCAGACTATGGCCGTATTACCTGTGGTCCGGCGGCGAAGTGCCCTACGTCTTCGGCAGCTCAATAA CTCAACATCAGAGGAACATCATTATTCAGGGTATGAATGACTTCCATACCAAGACCTGCGTCAGGTTCATCGAAAGAACCACACAGCGTGACTACATCGAGATTGTCTCCAACTACCAAGG GTGCTGGTCCTACGTGGGCAAGATCGGAGGCAATCAGAGCCTCTCTCTTGACGTCAACGGCTGCATGTACGTGGGTACGGCCATCCACGAGCTGATGCACGCCCTTGGCTTCTACCACGAGCACACTCGCAACGATCGCGACAACTACATCACCATTCATTACGAAAACGTCATTCCAG GTAAGGAGTCCCAGTTCAGGAAGGACATCCTTTATCAGTACGTGGGCGAGGGGTACAACTACGCCAGCATCATGCATTACGGCACCTACGCCTTTTCCATTCAGTGGGGTGTAAAGAAGACCATCGTCCCTAAGGACCCTAACGTGGTGTTAGTCAATGCTTATGACAAGTACGAGATGGAGCAGAGTGACGCAAACCAGATCAACAACCTGTACGCCGATGAGTGTGCCCGCCGCCACTAA
- the LOC123514935 gene encoding uncharacterized protein LOC123514935 has protein sequence MAVRMVAMVAVMVTAGAAGVLAGKGGRCMESTYRADAPLATGSTVWLYVFRLQPCMYHSGIGTRGAYWAYAATGQYTNRNYAQDRCNGPLAYWYKLGRTNRTKEEVHTIVSDLVRFCYPGYSSCWRFMMSHYSVGYWNCNYFTHHLAEALDVLDGYPDWLWHSPWPGFSC, from the exons ATGGCGGTTCgcatggtggcgatggtggcggtgatggtgacggcGGGGGCTGCTGGGGTGCTGGCGGGCAAGGGCGGGAGGTGTATGGAGTCAACCTACAGGGCTGACGCTCCTTTGGCCACag GAAGTACCGTGTGGCTGTATGTGTTTAGGCTGCAACCATGTATGTACCACTCCGGCATAGGCACACGAGGAGCTTACTGGGCTTACGCCGCTACGGGACAGTACACGAACCGCAACTACGCCCAGGACCGCTGCAATGGTCCACTCGCCTACTGGTACAAGCTGGGCAGGACTAATAGAACCAAGGAAGAAGTGCACACCATCGTTAGCG ACCTGGTTCGTTTCTGCTATCCTGGCTACAGTAGCTGCTGGAGGTTTATGATGAGCCATTACAGTGTCGGCTACTGGAACTGTAACTACTTCACTCACCATCTAGCAGAGGCCCTTGACGTTCTCGACGGGTACCCTGACTGGCTGTGGCACTCCCCCTGGCCCGGGTTCAGCTGTTGA